A DNA window from Streptomyces bacillaris contains the following coding sequences:
- the pruA gene encoding L-glutamate gamma-semialdehyde dehydrogenase: MDAVTQVPAPVNEPVHSYAPGSPERARLEVKLKELSENPIDLPMTIGGEKRMGGGERVNVVQPHNHKAVIGTFAGATEQDAKDAIDAALAAAPAWRAMSFDDRAAIILRAAELLSGPWRETLAASTMLGQSKTAQQAEIDTPCELIDFWRFNVHYARQILAEQPPANSPGVWNRMDHRPLEGFVYAITPFNFTAIAGNLPTAPALMGNVVVWKPSPTQTHAAVLLMQLLEEAGLPKGVINLVTGDGIAVSEVALNHRDLAGIHFTGSTPTFQHLWKTVGNNIATYRTYPRLVGETGGKDFVVAHPSADRAVLKTALTRGSFEFQGQKCSASSRAYVPASIWNSGFKEEFAAEVDSIKMGDVTDLTNFIGAVIDDRSFAKNKAAIDRAKSDPACEIVAGGTYDDSVGYFVRPTVIVCTDPENEVFTTEYFGPILAVHVYEDENYDAMLEQMESVSDYALTGSVIAGDRAAAAYTMDKLRYAAGNFYINDKSTGAVVGQQPFGGGRASGTNDKAGAPQNLQRWTLTRAIKETLVPPTDYTYPHQG, from the coding sequence ATGGACGCCGTCACCCAGGTCCCCGCGCCGGTCAACGAGCCGGTTCACTCCTACGCCCCGGGCTCCCCGGAGCGTGCCCGCCTGGAGGTGAAGCTCAAGGAGCTGAGCGAGAACCCGATCGACCTGCCGATGACCATCGGCGGCGAGAAGCGGATGGGCGGCGGCGAGCGGGTGAACGTCGTGCAGCCGCACAACCACAAGGCCGTCATCGGCACCTTCGCGGGCGCCACCGAGCAGGACGCGAAGGACGCCATCGACGCGGCCCTCGCCGCCGCCCCGGCCTGGCGCGCGATGTCCTTCGACGACCGCGCGGCGATCATCCTGCGCGCCGCCGAGCTGCTGTCGGGCCCCTGGCGCGAGACGCTGGCCGCCTCCACCATGCTCGGCCAGTCCAAGACCGCCCAGCAGGCCGAGATCGACACCCCCTGCGAGCTGATCGACTTCTGGCGCTTCAACGTGCACTACGCGCGCCAGATCCTCGCCGAGCAGCCCCCGGCCAACTCCCCGGGCGTGTGGAACCGCATGGACCACCGCCCGCTGGAGGGCTTCGTCTACGCGATCACGCCGTTCAACTTCACGGCCATCGCGGGCAACCTCCCCACCGCCCCGGCCCTCATGGGCAACGTCGTGGTGTGGAAGCCGTCCCCGACCCAGACCCACGCCGCCGTGCTGCTGATGCAGCTCCTGGAGGAGGCCGGTCTGCCCAAGGGCGTCATCAACCTGGTCACCGGTGACGGCATCGCCGTCTCCGAGGTGGCGCTGAACCACCGCGACCTGGCCGGTATCCACTTCACCGGCTCGACCCCCACCTTCCAGCACCTGTGGAAGACGGTCGGCAACAACATCGCCACCTACCGCACCTACCCGCGGCTCGTCGGCGAGACCGGCGGCAAGGACTTCGTCGTCGCGCACCCCAGCGCCGACCGCGCCGTCCTGAAGACCGCGCTGACCCGCGGCTCCTTCGAGTTCCAGGGCCAGAAGTGCTCCGCGTCCTCGCGTGCGTACGTCCCCGCCTCCATCTGGAACTCCGGCTTCAAGGAGGAGTTCGCGGCCGAGGTCGACTCCATCAAGATGGGTGACGTCACCGACCTGACGAACTTCATCGGGGCCGTCATCGACGACCGCTCGTTCGCCAAGAACAAGGCCGCGATCGACCGAGCCAAGTCCGACCCGGCGTGCGAGATCGTCGCGGGCGGCACGTACGACGACTCGGTGGGCTACTTCGTCCGCCCGACCGTCATCGTCTGCACCGACCCCGAGAACGAGGTCTTCACGACCGAGTACTTCGGCCCGATCCTCGCGGTCCACGTCTACGAGGACGAGAACTACGACGCCATGCTGGAGCAGATGGAGTCGGTCTCGGACTACGCGCTGACCGGTTCGGTCATCGCGGGCGACCGCGCGGCCGCCGCGTACACGATGGACAAGCTCCGCTACGCGGCGGGCAACTTCTACATCAACGACAAGTCGACCGGCGCCGTGGTCGGCCAGCAGCCCTTCGGCGGCGGCCGCGCCTCCGGCACCAACGACAAGGCGGGCGCCCCGCAGAACCTCCAGCGCTGGACCCTGACCCGGGCCATCAAGGAGACCCTGGTCCCGCCGACCGACTACACCTACCCCCACCAGGGCTGA
- a CDS encoding GNAT family N-acetyltransferase: MTELPAVHAAHTYELTAAVRDEIRALLDTAFEGEFSDHDWEHSLGGVHALVRDTGGLLVAHGSVVQRRVLHEGRSLRVGYVEAVAVRPGRRRQGLGHRVMGALERVVDGAYEFGALSASDAGAALYAARGWQVWPGSLSALGPQGTVALPEEEGSTYVRPAAGHALPGADHPLVFDWREGDLL, encoded by the coding sequence ATGACCGAACTGCCCGCGGTGCACGCCGCCCACACCTATGAGCTGACCGCGGCCGTACGGGACGAGATCCGCGCTCTTCTGGACACCGCCTTCGAGGGCGAGTTCAGCGACCACGACTGGGAGCACTCCCTCGGCGGCGTGCATGCCCTGGTGCGCGACACGGGCGGACTCCTCGTCGCCCACGGTTCCGTCGTCCAGCGCCGGGTGCTCCACGAGGGCCGTTCGCTGCGCGTGGGGTACGTCGAGGCCGTCGCCGTCCGCCCCGGCCGCCGCCGCCAGGGGCTCGGCCACCGGGTGATGGGCGCGCTGGAACGGGTCGTCGACGGGGCGTACGAGTTCGGCGCCCTCTCCGCCTCCGACGCGGGCGCGGCCCTGTACGCGGCGCGCGGCTGGCAGGTGTGGCCGGGGAGCCTCTCCGCCCTCGGGCCGCAGGGGACGGTGGCGCTGCCGGAGGAGGAGGGCAGCACGTACGTCCGCCCGGCCGCCGGTCACGCCCTGCCCGGGGCCGACCACCCGCTCGTCTTCGACTGGCGTGAAGGCGACCTGCTGTAG
- a CDS encoding branched-chain amino acid aminotransferase yields MTTPTIELKPSSNPLSDAEREAILASPGFGRHFTDHMVTIRWTEGRGWHDAELVPYGPLSLDPANMTLHYAQEIFEGLKAYRQPDGSVASFRPDANARRFQRSAARLAMPELPVETFIAACDALVQQDKAWVPAHGGEESLYLRPFMIATEVGLGVKPANEYLFLVIASPAGAYFPGGVKPVSIWLSENRVRAVPGGMGDAKTGGNYAASLLAQAEAAEHGCAQVAYLDAVEHKWVEELGGMNLYFVYEQEGGSKKIVTPALTGSLLAGVTRDSLLTVARDLGYGSEEGRISIDQWRDDTANGTLTEVFACGTAAVITPVGTVKTASGEWTQGDGTPGEVTMKLRERLLDVQRGIAEDTHGWMHPLG; encoded by the coding sequence ATGACGACGCCCACGATCGAGCTCAAGCCCTCCTCGAACCCGCTGTCCGACGCGGAGCGCGAAGCGATCCTGGCCAGCCCCGGATTCGGCCGCCACTTCACCGACCACATGGTGACGATCCGCTGGACCGAAGGGCGCGGCTGGCACGACGCCGAGCTGGTCCCCTACGGCCCGCTGTCGCTGGACCCGGCCAACATGACCCTGCACTACGCGCAGGAGATCTTCGAGGGGCTCAAGGCCTACCGCCAGCCCGACGGCTCGGTCGCCTCGTTCCGCCCCGACGCCAACGCCCGCCGCTTCCAGCGCTCCGCCGCCCGCCTCGCCATGCCGGAGCTGCCCGTCGAGACCTTCATCGCGGCCTGCGACGCGCTGGTCCAGCAGGACAAGGCGTGGGTCCCGGCGCACGGCGGCGAGGAGTCGCTCTACCTGCGCCCGTTCATGATCGCGACCGAGGTCGGCCTCGGTGTGAAGCCGGCCAACGAGTACCTCTTCCTGGTCATCGCCTCGCCCGCCGGCGCCTACTTCCCCGGTGGCGTGAAGCCCGTCTCCATCTGGCTCTCCGAGAACCGCGTCCGCGCCGTCCCCGGCGGCATGGGCGACGCCAAGACCGGCGGCAACTACGCGGCCTCCCTCCTCGCCCAGGCCGAGGCCGCCGAGCACGGCTGCGCCCAGGTCGCCTACCTCGACGCCGTCGAGCACAAGTGGGTCGAGGAACTGGGCGGGATGAACCTCTACTTCGTGTACGAGCAGGAGGGCGGCTCCAAGAAGATCGTCACGCCCGCCCTCACCGGCTCGCTGCTCGCCGGGGTCACCCGCGACTCCCTCCTCACGGTCGCCCGCGACCTCGGTTACGGCTCCGAGGAGGGCCGGATCTCCATCGACCAGTGGCGCGACGACACCGCGAACGGCACCCTCACCGAGGTCTTCGCCTGCGGCACCGCCGCCGTCATCACCCCCGTCGGCACCGTGAAGACCGCGAGCGGCGAGTGGACCCAGGGCGACGGCACCCCCGGCGAGGTCACCATGAAGCTGCGTGAGCGCCTGCTCGACGTCCAGCGCGGCATCGCCGAGGACACCCACGGCTGGATGCACCCGCTCGGCTAG
- a CDS encoding agmatine deiminase family protein, whose protein sequence is MPATPALFRMPPEWAPHERTWMAWPGPNPTFASDTELGEARHAWAAVARAVRRFEPVTMVVGPGQEEGAAALLGPDVELAVRPLDDAWMRDIGPSFVTDGRTLAAVDWTFNGWGAQGWARWESDQHIARAVAELTGTPAHSSPLVNEGGAIHVDGEGTVLLTETVQLGKERNPGWSREQVEAEIHARLGTEKAIWLPRGLTGDYGTYGTLGHVDIVAAFVRPGTVVAHVQPDPAHPDHEVTRELLAVLRAATDARGRPLEVVEVPAPTVLRDEDGEWVDYSYINHYLCNDGVVLCAFDDPRDEEAAAIFRGLFPDRTVTLVDARTIFAGGGGIHCITQQQPKI, encoded by the coding sequence ATGCCGGCCACCCCCGCCCTCTTCCGCATGCCCCCCGAGTGGGCGCCCCACGAGCGCACCTGGATGGCCTGGCCGGGCCCCAACCCCACCTTCGCCTCCGACACCGAGCTGGGCGAGGCCCGCCACGCCTGGGCCGCCGTGGCCCGGGCCGTACGCCGGTTCGAGCCGGTCACCATGGTGGTCGGGCCGGGGCAGGAGGAAGGCGCCGCCGCCCTCCTCGGCCCCGACGTGGAGCTGGCCGTCCGCCCCCTCGACGACGCCTGGATGCGGGACATCGGGCCCTCCTTCGTCACCGACGGCCGCACCCTCGCCGCCGTCGACTGGACGTTCAACGGCTGGGGCGCCCAGGGCTGGGCCCGCTGGGAGAGCGACCAGCACATCGCCCGGGCCGTCGCGGAGCTGACCGGCACCCCCGCCCACAGCTCCCCGCTCGTCAACGAGGGCGGCGCGATCCACGTGGACGGCGAGGGGACCGTCCTGCTCACCGAGACCGTCCAGCTCGGCAAGGAGCGCAACCCCGGCTGGAGCCGCGAGCAGGTGGAGGCGGAGATCCACGCCCGCCTGGGCACCGAGAAGGCGATCTGGCTGCCGCGCGGGCTGACCGGCGACTACGGGACGTACGGCACGCTCGGCCATGTCGACATCGTCGCCGCCTTCGTCCGCCCGGGCACCGTCGTCGCCCACGTCCAGCCCGACCCGGCCCACCCCGACCACGAGGTCACCCGGGAGCTGCTGGCCGTCCTGCGGGCCGCCACCGACGCCCGGGGCCGCCCGCTGGAGGTCGTCGAGGTGCCCGCGCCCACCGTGCTGCGGGACGAGGACGGGGAGTGGGTCGACTACTCCTACATCAACCACTACCTCTGCAACGACGGCGTGGTCCTCTGCGCCTTCGACGACCCGCGCGACGAGGAGGCCGCGGCGATCTTCCGCGGCCTGTTCCCGGACCGTACGGTGACGCTGGTCGACGCCCGTACGATCTTTGCCGGCGGTGGAGGCATCCACTGCATCACCCAGCAGCAGCCGAAGATCTGA
- a CDS encoding NADP-dependent oxidoreductase, protein MTTQRPTGPTETTGTTGPADTTDPARTTGTSRTFHLAARPHGFPTPDLFSLHEAPVPEPSPGTAVVENLYLSVDPYHREEMDSGWDVGAPREGRALGRVIASRAPEFAEGGLVLHREGWRTHAVVAPGESGVRKVPSYDGVPLTAYMSLLGGTGLTAYVALTRTLELRPGQDLFISAAAGGVGTAAGRMARLLGAGRIVGSAGTPAKVARLTGELGFDAAFDYHDGPVGELLAQAAPDGIDAYVDNVGGDHLAGAISALREHGRIAWVGAISQYHSAHEPPAAPRNLFDIVEKSLRLEGVMVRNYRDVQQELEDFLVPHLRTGAVVPEVTVVEGFERTVDGFLGMLRGENTGKMLIRIAD, encoded by the coding sequence ATGACGACCCAGCGCCCCACCGGACCCACCGAGACCACGGGCACCACCGGACCTGCCGACACCACCGACCCTGCCCGCACCACGGGCACCTCCCGCACCTTCCACCTCGCCGCCCGCCCCCACGGCTTCCCGACACCGGACCTCTTCTCCCTCCATGAGGCCCCCGTCCCCGAGCCCTCCCCCGGCACGGCCGTCGTGGAGAACCTCTACCTCTCCGTGGACCCCTACCACCGGGAGGAGATGGACAGCGGGTGGGACGTGGGCGCCCCGCGCGAGGGGCGCGCGCTGGGCCGGGTGATCGCCTCCCGCGCCCCGGAGTTCGCGGAGGGCGGCCTCGTGCTGCATCGCGAGGGGTGGCGGACGCATGCCGTGGTGGCGCCGGGCGAGAGCGGGGTGCGGAAGGTGCCCTCGTACGACGGGGTCCCGCTGACCGCGTACATGTCGCTCCTCGGCGGTACCGGGCTCACCGCCTATGTGGCGCTCACCCGGACGCTGGAACTCCGGCCCGGGCAGGACCTGTTCATCTCGGCGGCGGCCGGCGGGGTCGGCACGGCGGCGGGGCGGATGGCCCGGCTGCTCGGTGCCGGGCGGATCGTCGGCAGCGCGGGAACGCCCGCGAAGGTGGCCCGGCTCACCGGCGAGCTGGGCTTCGACGCGGCGTTCGACTACCACGACGGCCCGGTCGGGGAGTTGCTGGCGCAGGCGGCCCCCGACGGCATCGACGCGTACGTGGACAACGTCGGCGGCGACCATCTGGCAGGCGCGATCTCGGCGCTCCGCGAGCACGGGCGGATCGCCTGGGTCGGCGCCATCTCCCAGTACCACTCCGCCCACGAGCCGCCGGCCGCCCCGCGCAACCTGTTCGACATCGTGGAGAAGAGCCTGCGCCTGGAGGGCGTGATGGTCCGCAACTACCGTGACGTCCAGCAGGAGTTGGAGGACTTCCTGGTCCCGCATCTGCGGACCGGAGCGGTGGTTCCCGAGGTCACGGTGGTGGAGGGCTTCGAGCGGACGGTGGACGGGTTCCTCGGGATGCTGCGGGGCGAGAACACCGGCAAGATGCTGATCCGGATCGCCGACTGA
- a CDS encoding proline dehydrogenase family protein, translating into MLGPVILAASRSDKMRRFISAAPGTKQVVDRFIAGETVDQVVPIVVDAAGKGLEVTLDVVGEDITTPAQAEAARDAYLELIERLKVLDLGPRAEMSVKLSMFGQALEGGHELALANVRPVVEAADAIGTTVTLDAEDHTTLDSMFAIHEELRKDFPQTGCVIQSYLFRTEADARRLAAAGSRVRIVKGAYKEPASVAYQDKAEIDKAYVRITRILMEGEGYPMIGSHDPRLIAIAQELGRQAGRKLDEYEFQMLYGIRSDEHVRLAAEGHRMRVYTAYGTDWYGYFMRRLAEKPANLLFFGRSILTKG; encoded by the coding sequence GTGCTGGGTCCCGTGATCCTCGCCGCATCACGCAGCGACAAGATGCGCCGGTTCATCTCGGCCGCGCCCGGCACCAAGCAGGTCGTGGACCGCTTCATCGCCGGGGAGACCGTCGACCAGGTCGTCCCGATCGTCGTGGACGCCGCCGGCAAGGGCCTGGAGGTCACGCTCGACGTCGTCGGCGAGGACATCACCACCCCCGCCCAGGCCGAGGCCGCCCGCGACGCCTACCTGGAGCTGATCGAGCGCCTGAAGGTCCTGGACCTGGGCCCGCGCGCCGAGATGTCCGTCAAGCTGTCGATGTTCGGCCAGGCGCTGGAGGGCGGCCACGAGCTGGCCCTCGCCAATGTGCGCCCCGTCGTCGAGGCGGCGGACGCCATCGGCACCACGGTCACCCTGGACGCCGAGGACCACACCACCCTCGACTCGATGTTCGCCATCCACGAGGAGCTGCGGAAGGACTTCCCGCAGACCGGCTGCGTCATCCAGTCCTACCTGTTCCGCACCGAGGCCGACGCCCGCCGCCTGGCCGCCGCCGGCAGCCGCGTCCGCATCGTGAAGGGCGCCTACAAGGAGCCCGCCTCCGTCGCGTACCAGGACAAGGCCGAGATCGACAAGGCGTACGTCCGCATCACCCGCATCCTGATGGAGGGCGAGGGCTACCCGATGATCGGGTCCCACGATCCCCGTCTGATCGCCATCGCCCAGGAGCTGGGCCGCCAGGCCGGGCGCAAACTGGATGAGTACGAGTTCCAGATGCTGTACGGCATCCGCAGCGACGAGCACGTCCGGCTCGCGGCCGAGGGCCACCGGATGCGCGTCTACACGGCGTACGGCACCGACTGGTACGGATACTTCATGCGCCGCCTCGCGGAGAAGCCGGCCAACCTGCTGTTCTTCGGCCGCTCGATCCTCACCAAGGGCTGA
- a CDS encoding LysR family transcriptional regulator — translation MTDLAPRELRVIVAVAGARGFSAAARELGMTQSAVSHSVRTSERRIGAVLFERGRRGATPTPAGEVVAAHARRVLRLLEVMGAEARGIAAGPGGADTVGGPLRIAAFRSAALHLLPPALERLTARHPGIEPVVRMVREVGRGTAGEVLDGRADLAVAAVGTTSPVEAGLVGGVLLEEEYSLVHPAGHSAPRTLPLVDWAENCTSYTRDWWAAQSWIPRATVEAEDDGAVLSMVSRGLGMAIMPGLSLYGAPDGIEITALGPDRPTRSIGYLTTPEQARSLAVRALIRELRAASGIAAVSDSRKSD, via the coding sequence ATGACCGACCTCGCCCCGCGCGAACTGCGCGTCATCGTCGCCGTGGCCGGTGCGCGCGGCTTCTCGGCCGCCGCCCGGGAACTGGGCATGACCCAGTCCGCCGTCTCCCACTCCGTCCGCACCAGCGAGCGCCGCATCGGTGCCGTGCTCTTCGAGCGCGGCCGACGGGGCGCCACGCCGACCCCGGCCGGTGAGGTGGTCGCCGCGCACGCCCGGCGCGTCCTGCGGCTGCTCGAGGTGATGGGCGCCGAGGCGCGGGGGATCGCGGCCGGACCCGGCGGTGCGGACACGGTCGGCGGCCCGCTGCGGATCGCCGCGTTCCGCAGCGCGGCCCTCCACCTGCTGCCGCCCGCCCTGGAACGCCTCACCGCCCGCCATCCGGGCATCGAGCCGGTGGTGCGGATGGTGCGTGAGGTGGGGCGGGGCACGGCCGGTGAGGTGCTGGACGGGCGGGCCGATCTGGCGGTGGCCGCGGTCGGGACGACCTCGCCCGTGGAGGCCGGGCTGGTCGGTGGCGTCCTGCTGGAGGAGGAGTACTCCCTGGTGCACCCGGCCGGGCACTCCGCGCCCCGGACGCTCCCGCTGGTGGACTGGGCCGAGAACTGCACCTCGTACACCCGCGACTGGTGGGCGGCCCAGAGCTGGATCCCCCGGGCGACCGTGGAGGCCGAGGACGACGGGGCGGTGCTCTCGATGGTGTCCCGTGGTCTCGGCATGGCGATCATGCCCGGTCTGTCCCTGTACGGAGCACCCGACGGAATCGAGATCACCGCTCTCGGACCGGACCGCCCGACCCGCTCGATCGGCTATCTCACCACCCCTGAGCAGGCACGATCCCTCGCCGTACGGGCGCTGATCCGTGAACTGCGGGCGGCGAGCGGAATCGCGGCCGTCTCAGATAGTAGGAAGTCCGACTAA
- a CDS encoding 3-isopropylmalate dehydrogenase yields the protein MSRSIDLAVIPGDGIGQEVVAQGLKVLNAVLPQDVKLETKEYDLGAQRWHRTGETLPDAELEALKGHDAILLGAIGDPSVPSGVLERGLLLKLRFAFDHFINLRPSKLFPNTATPLAGRPDIDFVVVREGTEGPYTGNGGSLRTGTPAEVATEVSVNTAYGVERVVRDAFERAAARPRKKLTLVHKNNVLVYAGHLWKNTFDKVAAEYPQVSTDYLHVDAATIFFVTQPERFDVIVTDNLFGDILTDLAAAVTGGIGLAASGNINPTGAFPSMFEPVHGSAPDIAGQGKADPTATVLSVALLLRHLGYEAEAVRIEDAVSADLAERDGATTRTTDEIGDALAVRVAS from the coding sequence ATGTCTCGCAGCATCGATCTCGCAGTGATCCCCGGTGACGGAATCGGCCAGGAAGTTGTGGCCCAGGGCCTCAAAGTCCTCAACGCTGTCCTCCCGCAGGATGTGAAGCTGGAGACCAAGGAGTACGACCTTGGCGCCCAGCGCTGGCACCGCACCGGTGAGACCCTCCCGGACGCGGAGCTGGAGGCGCTCAAGGGCCACGACGCCATCCTCCTCGGCGCGATCGGTGACCCGTCCGTGCCGTCCGGCGTCCTGGAGCGCGGGCTGCTGCTGAAGCTGCGTTTCGCCTTCGACCACTTCATCAACCTGCGCCCCTCCAAGCTCTTCCCGAACACCGCGACCCCGCTCGCAGGCCGCCCCGACATCGACTTCGTCGTCGTCCGCGAGGGCACCGAGGGCCCGTACACGGGCAACGGCGGCTCGCTGCGCACCGGCACCCCCGCCGAGGTCGCCACCGAGGTCAGCGTCAACACGGCGTACGGCGTCGAGCGCGTGGTCCGGGACGCCTTCGAGCGCGCGGCCGCCCGGCCCCGCAAGAAGCTGACGCTGGTCCACAAGAACAACGTCCTCGTCTACGCCGGCCACCTCTGGAAGAACACCTTCGACAAGGTCGCCGCCGAGTACCCGCAGGTCTCCACCGACTATCTGCACGTCGACGCCGCGACGATCTTCTTCGTCACCCAGCCGGAGCGCTTCGACGTCATCGTCACCGACAACCTCTTCGGTGACATCCTCACGGACCTCGCCGCCGCCGTGACCGGCGGTATCGGCCTGGCCGCCTCCGGCAACATCAACCCGACGGGCGCGTTCCCGTCGATGTTCGAGCCGGTCCACGGCTCCGCCCCCGACATCGCGGGGCAGGGCAAGGCCGACCCGACCGCCACGGTCCTCTCCGTCGCCCTCCTGCTGCGCCACCTCGGCTACGAGGCCGAGGCCGTGCGCATCGAGGACGCCGTCTCCGCCGATCTGGCGGAGCGCGACGGGGCCACCACGCGTACGACCGACGAGATCGGTGACGCGCTCGCGGTACGTGTAGCGAGCTGA
- a CDS encoding TetR/AcrR family transcriptional regulator has protein sequence MPPAPRRTHHPAPPREDVLAAAMATIAARGLDGLTMAGLGREVGMSSGHLLYYFRTKDELLLRTLEWSEDRLGAERRALLAEPGTARERLDAYIALYLPAGHRDPHWTLWLEVWGRSQNADDEARARQAAIEGAWHRDLVALLAEGVSRGEFRPVDADRFATRLRALLDGFSVHVTVGIPGTGRGQVLVQAGEFLDETLSPGPRPGDATSVTTAS, from the coding sequence ATGCCCCCCGCCCCCCGCCGCACCCACCACCCCGCCCCGCCCCGTGAGGACGTCCTCGCCGCCGCCATGGCCACCATCGCCGCGCGCGGGCTCGACGGGCTGACCATGGCCGGGCTCGGGCGGGAGGTGGGGATGAGCAGCGGGCACCTCCTCTACTACTTCCGCACCAAGGACGAGCTGCTGCTGCGGACCCTGGAGTGGAGTGAGGACCGCCTCGGTGCCGAGCGGCGCGCCCTGCTGGCCGAGCCGGGGACGGCCCGGGAGCGGCTGGACGCGTACATCGCCCTCTACCTCCCGGCCGGCCACCGCGACCCCCACTGGACGCTCTGGCTGGAGGTCTGGGGCCGCTCGCAGAACGCGGACGACGAGGCCCGGGCCCGGCAGGCCGCCATCGAGGGGGCCTGGCACCGGGACCTGGTGGCGCTGCTGGCCGAGGGGGTCTCGCGCGGGGAGTTCCGGCCGGTGGACGCCGACCGGTTCGCCACCCGGCTGCGGGCCCTGCTCGACGGGTTCAGCGTCCATGTGACGGTCGGCATCCCGGGGACGGGCCGCGGACAGGTGCTCGTACAGGCGGGGGAGTTCCTGGACGAGACGCTGTCACCGGGGCCGCGGCCGGGCGATGCGACCAGCGTCACGACCGCATCCTGA
- a CDS encoding S1 family peptidase: protein MRRNSRARLSLSLLLVAGALGLGATPATAADVHSAAPTAAAIPSASAYALDAAVERTLGADTAGTYLDSRTGKLVVTVTTDRAEEQARATGATVRRVARSAAQLDAAMKTLEAEAKITGTSWGIDPRTNQVAVEADSSVSARDMARLEAVAERLGGAVSISRVPGVFDREVLGGGAIYGGGSRCSAAFNVTKGGARYFVTAGHCTNISANWSATSGGPVVGVREGTSFPTNDYGIVRYTDGSSPAGTVDLYNGSTQDITSAANAVVGQAIRKSGSTTKVTSGTVTAVNVTVNYSDGPVYGMVRTTACSAGGDSGGAHFAGTVALGIHSGSSGCSGTSGSAIHQPVVEALAAYGVSVY from the coding sequence GTGAGACGCAACTCCCGCGCCCGCCTGAGCCTCTCCCTCCTCCTCGTCGCCGGCGCCCTCGGCCTCGGTGCGACCCCCGCCACCGCGGCCGACGTCCACTCCGCCGCTCCCACCGCCGCGGCGATCCCCTCCGCCTCCGCGTACGCCCTCGACGCCGCCGTCGAGCGCACGCTCGGCGCCGACACCGCAGGCACCTACCTCGACTCCCGGACCGGGAAGCTGGTCGTCACCGTCACCACCGACCGGGCCGAGGAGCAGGCCCGCGCCACCGGGGCCACCGTCCGCCGGGTGGCCCGCAGCGCCGCCCAGCTCGACGCCGCGATGAAGACCCTGGAGGCCGAGGCGAAGATCACCGGCACCTCCTGGGGCATCGACCCGCGCACCAACCAGGTCGCCGTGGAGGCCGACTCCTCGGTCTCCGCACGGGACATGGCCCGCCTCGAAGCCGTGGCCGAGCGGCTCGGGGGCGCGGTGAGCATCAGCCGCGTACCCGGCGTCTTCGACCGCGAGGTGCTGGGCGGCGGGGCCATCTACGGCGGCGGCAGCCGCTGCTCGGCCGCCTTCAACGTCACCAAGGGCGGGGCCCGCTACTTCGTGACCGCCGGACACTGCACCAACATCTCCGCCAACTGGTCGGCCACCTCGGGCGGTCCGGTCGTCGGCGTCCGGGAGGGCACCAGCTTCCCGACCAACGACTACGGCATCGTCCGCTACACCGACGGCTCCTCGCCCGCCGGAACCGTCGACCTCTACAACGGCTCCACCCAGGACATCACCTCCGCCGCCAACGCCGTCGTCGGCCAGGCGATCCGCAAGAGCGGCTCCACCACCAAGGTGACCTCCGGCACGGTCACCGCCGTCAACGTCACCGTCAACTACAGCGACGGGCCCGTCTACGGCATGGTCCGCACCACCGCCTGCTCGGCCGGCGGCGACAGCGGCGGCGCCCACTTCGCCGGGACCGTCGCCCTCGGCATCCACTCCGGCAGCTCCGGCTGCTCCGGCACCAGCGGCTCGGCCATCCACCAGCCGGTGGTGGAGGCGCTCGCCGCGTACGGCGTCTCGGTGTACTAG